CAATACAACCAAAGCCTGATCGAAAACCTTGCAACGCAAATGCTGAACAACAGATTAAGAGAATTGGTGAATTCTAATAATCCTCCATTCACTTTCGGATCTGTTTATCACGGCGGAACTTATGCGAGAACGAAGGAAGCTTTCCAAGGGTATGCCATGGTGAAAGAAGGAAATCAGATAAGCGCTTTGAAAGTACTTTTAGAAGAAACTGAAAGAGCTAAAAGATTTGGTTTCACACAAAGTGAGCTAGACAGAGCAAAATCTCAGATAATGTCTAATATGGAAAGATCTTACAACAACCGCGACAAAACAGAAAGCGATATGTTGGTAGACGAATATGTAAGAAACTTCCTTGAGCAGGAACCAATGCCGGGAATTGCTTGGGAATATGAAGATGTAAAAGGCTTCTTACCATCTGTAACGTTGGCACAAACCAATGAGGTGATCAAAAAAATGGTGAAAGAAGACAGCAGGGTGATCGTAATTACAGGTCCTAAAAAAGACAATGTAACGATGCCTACAGAAGCTTTGGTTTTAAAAACTTTTGACGATGTAAAAATGGCTGATCTTAAACCTTACGAAGAAAAAGCTACCCTTAAAAACTTAGTGAAACCATTCAAATCTGAAGGTAAAATTGCTAAAACTGAAACCGATGCAAAATTAGGCACCACAACATGGACGCTAAGCAACGGTGCAAAAGTAACCTTCAAAAAAACCGACTTTAAAGATGATGAGATTGTTTTCTCAGCAAGAAGTTTAGGCGGAAATTCATTATTGAATGATGCAGATTTCAATAAAACTCAGTTTGCCTATCAAGCTTTAACTGAAGCTGGGGTAAACGGTGCTTCTAAAGCAGATCTTACCAATTATTTGGCAGGAAAACAAGTGAATGTAAATCCTTACATCAGCAGCACTTTAGAAGGAATAATGGGTAGAACCAACCAAAAAGATCTTGGCACTGCAATGGAGCTTGTTTATGCTTATTTTACAGGTTTAAATTACAGCCCGGAAGCATTCAATGCTTACAAAGTAAAACAGTCTGCAATGCTGGATAACATTTTGTCTAATCCTCAGACTTATTTCGCAAGTGAGCATGCTAAGTTTACTAATCAGAAAAACCCGAGATTCATCGGAATTCTTCCATTAGAAAAAGATTGGGCGGCGACAGATTACAAAAAGGCATACGATGTTTACAAAGAGAAATTTGCCAATGCAGGAAACTTCCATTTCTATTTTGTAGGAAATATTGATGAGGCTAAATTTAAAAATGAAGTTTTACAATATATCGCAAGTTTACCAACTACAGGAAAAACTACAAATTTTAAAGATACAGGATATAGAGGAATCACTGGAGATCATACCAAAGTGTACAAAAAAGGTAAAGATCCGAAGAGTATGGTACAGATTGTTTATTCGGGTGAAGCTCCTTATAACGAGAAAGAAGCTTTAGCACTTTCAGCTTTAGGTGAAGTGGCAACCATCAAAGTTATTGAAAAACTAAGAGAAGACGAAAGCGGAATTTACGGTGGTGGAGCTAGAGGTTATATGGGAAAAGTTCCTTACAGCAGCTATAGCTTCAGCTTAAGTTTCCCTTGTGGACCTGAAAATGCAGATAAATTGACGAAAAGTGCAATTACAGAGCTTCAAAAACTGATCGATAAAGGTCCTGAACAAAAAGATCTTGATAAGTATAAAGAAGGGGAGATGAATGATTATAAAACAGACATCAAAGACAATAATTATTGGATGAATGCTATTTCTAAAAATCAATTAGACGGAAGCAATAAGTATGAAATCTTAAATTATCAGGAAAAAGTAAAAGCATTGACTGTAAAAGATTTGCAAGATGTTGCTAAGAAATATCTTACAAAGAACAGAGTTATTGCTACTTTAATGCCTGAAGACGGTTGGGAAAATGCACCTAAAAAAGAAGCTGCTGCAACAGTAAAAGCTACTGCAGTAAAATAATCTTAGTAGATTACATATAATGAAAACCACCGCAGAAATTTTTCTGCGGTGGTTTGTTTTTTTTGAGGAATCTGTGATGTTTTTTTAACTAATAGGATTTCATCCTATTCTTTATTAAGTCGTCCCTTCGGGACTTTCAATGCACTGATAAAAAGAATAATGATAACAAAATCATTTATTTTTCAACTATCAACTATCAACTATCAACTATCAACTATTTCCCATACTCTTTCTTCCACTCTTCAGCAACATCGCTTAGTGTAGCATAAAAATCTTCACCATATTTTCTGGTAAGCGGAGTTTTAAGAAATTTATAAACTGGAACCTGAAGTTCTTTTCCTAAAGTACAGGCGTCGCTGCAAACACTCCACTCATGATAATTTAAAGCTGAGAATGTAGAATAGTCGGTAACTCTGATCGGGTAGAGGTGACAAGAAATCGGTTTCTGCCAATCTACAGCCCCATCTTCGTAAGCTTTTTCGATGCCACATTTTGTAACGCCTCTTTCATCAAAAGTTACATAAGCACATTCTGCATCTTCAATCATCGGAGTCACATACATTCCGTCTGTAGGATCGGTTGTCCATGTTCCTTGCTCGTCGAGTGCTTTAATTCCGGCTTCTGTAAGATAAGGCTTTATTTTATCATAAATATTATCTAAAATCACAAGCTCGTCTTTATCTAAAGGAGCGCCTACATCACCTTCTACACAACATGCACCTTTACATTTGGTAAGGTTACAAACAAATTCTTCAGAAAAAATATCTTCAGAAATTAATTTATCGTCTATTTGAATCATAATCTTTTTTTTAAAATAAATTAAAGTGAGTTCCTGCTTTAAAAGCAATTAAACTTACAATGGTTAACCAAACACTTGTTTCCTGCATCCAGTATTTAGGTAAGAATTTCATCATACGGCTTAAAATAATCGTTGATGGAAAAGCCAGAAGTAATAAATATTCGTAGTTCTTATTCATATAAAGAACGATGCTTATAAGCTGAGCTAAAGAAAAAACAAGTAAAAAAGTATATTTATATCTACTTACAGGGCTTTTCTTATTGTAATGGGTAAAGTGGTCATATATTGCATAGATTAGCAGTAAAGCAATTGGAATCAGTGAAAATAAGTCTGTGTAATCCGTCATCATTTCCATTTTCCCGAAAGGAATGTAATCGGTATTCCAGGAATTGAACTGAAAGAAAAACATTACTGAAAAATAACTCAGTCCAATCATGATAATTCCCAACAGAAATCTGAAAATATTTAAACCGACTCTTTCGGAAGTAACTATCAAATGAATCAATACAAAGATCATCATCGGCCATGTTGTTGGCAAAAATATAAAGTTGAGCGCAACAATAGAACCTACCAAAACGTACGATTTCTTTCTTACATCTTCATTGGTACTCGTTAAAAGAAGCAAAAGAAAAGAATTGGTAAGAATGGCAACTGCAATTCCGAGGTCGATATTGCCATCGTACAGTCCGAAAATAAA
Above is a genomic segment from Chryseobacterium mulctrae containing:
- a CDS encoding M16 family metallopeptidase, yielding MKKTLSSIAAVILMSSMAFAQNIPMDPSVRTGTLPNGMKYYIKKNTLPEKKVDFRLAINAGSILEDENQRGLAHFMEHMNFNGTKNFPDNKLVDFLQSIGVKFGQHLNAYTSFDETVYMLPVPLDKPGNLDSGLKVMEDWAFNATLTDEQINKERGVVLEELRLGLGADKRMSDKYLPKLLYKSQYANRLPIGTKEVLQNFKPDVIRQFHKDWYRPDLMALVVVGDINVDEVEKKIKNNFSKYKNPSKPRERKTFDLPNHKETLVAIETDPDATNSMVQFIMKDADSYTPDVTVEQYNQSLIENLATQMLNNRLRELVNSNNPPFTFGSVYHGGTYARTKEAFQGYAMVKEGNQISALKVLLEETERAKRFGFTQSELDRAKSQIMSNMERSYNNRDKTESDMLVDEYVRNFLEQEPMPGIAWEYEDVKGFLPSVTLAQTNEVIKKMVKEDSRVIVITGPKKDNVTMPTEALVLKTFDDVKMADLKPYEEKATLKNLVKPFKSEGKIAKTETDAKLGTTTWTLSNGAKVTFKKTDFKDDEIVFSARSLGGNSLLNDADFNKTQFAYQALTEAGVNGASKADLTNYLAGKQVNVNPYISSTLEGIMGRTNQKDLGTAMELVYAYFTGLNYSPEAFNAYKVKQSAMLDNILSNPQTYFASEHAKFTNQKNPRFIGILPLEKDWAATDYKKAYDVYKEKFANAGNFHFYFVGNIDEAKFKNEVLQYIASLPTTGKTTNFKDTGYRGITGDHTKVYKKGKDPKSMVQIVYSGEAPYNEKEALALSALGEVATIKVIEKLREDESGIYGGGARGYMGKVPYSSYSFSLSFPCGPENADKLTKSAITELQKLIDKGPEQKDLDKYKEGEMNDYKTDIKDNNYWMNAISKNQLDGSNKYEILNYQEKVKALTVKDLQDVAKKYLTKNRVIATLMPEDGWENAPKKEAAATVKATAVK
- a CDS encoding DUF6427 family protein: MFRLLSKESNIFSIPVYIGFLLLIVILFNILNFNTYEGIIAGITFVGIALGYFCFNAIDLNYHTHLPLFLYTFFIFGLYDGNIDLGIAVAILTNSFLLLLLTSTNEDVRKKSYVLVGSIVALNFIFLPTTWPMMIFVLIHLIVTSERVGLNIFRFLLGIIMIGLSYFSVMFFFQFNSWNTDYIPFGKMEMMTDYTDLFSLIPIALLLIYAIYDHFTHYNKKSPVSRYKYTFLLVFSLAQLISIVLYMNKNYEYLLLLAFPSTIILSRMMKFLPKYWMQETSVWLTIVSLIAFKAGTHFNLF
- a CDS encoding DUF3109 family protein, coding for MIQIDDKLISEDIFSEEFVCNLTKCKGACCVEGDVGAPLDKDELVILDNIYDKIKPYLTEAGIKALDEQGTWTTDPTDGMYVTPMIEDAECAYVTFDERGVTKCGIEKAYEDGAVDWQKPISCHLYPIRVTDYSTFSALNYHEWSVCSDACTLGKELQVPVYKFLKTPLTRKYGEDFYATLSDVAEEWKKEYGK